Proteins encoded together in one Anopheles darlingi chromosome 3, idAnoDarlMG_H_01, whole genome shotgun sequence window:
- the LOC125954159 gene encoding mucin-5AC isoform X3: MMMDEHIQQQQRNECITKQRKLVRSSIDQLSPSVSEPLSYPVTVDPSVTSAAAAAAPSPSSSSSSPIKPPPPVPPSLQSSKEEQQRQSAASSQQSAHPTPALSLIFPQSISRSFDHTVAQSPPKYQIYHQFSRISSTTQQFIQRQQQQQQQQQQQQQQQQQLSQQPRQQSPQTQPASPVTNYQAPLYRKASYGSAHYAHYAEAPSIPVSSSSSGNSNSSSGGVCQQQPSTNISTNNKSTTSSLQQSSKPMDQRSNNPFILNFNNISGCCLKNSPATPATSGSPLGTVPPSTSTSSSSTNTNTSATTLITSGAKRTRSLMLKSTSPSQQHTLGSPPAVPPRHLHHHQPVSSTKAPAPAPLHTLATCPGGGSPISKHPSTAGINAGSDTSDDALLVMATATGTATPVLLDGGPAIVTSTCYVTPPTPAPIGTSEARQQPSLTFGSVAPASTGQPSTSLGDVAAVKELGLSGCGGGAAAVAAATDSAKSSVRKKRDDFLKTTMKICLVVSPPSKLQMKSLSLTHLDDIERQATTPTIITNDPHLRKYDNSDTSNTSIASVSGGSSGYAVSPKDVCLTVTSGTALIDISNSGGGCINPAYDNGDIPGRDGHPTGDLADGESSSLASTGILPSSTDSQEQSGAYAKSALTTTNTSCTTTTSTTSTGTVSSTLKKKSSSFLHRERKKPVLTRSQVSSSEYFSVCFESDNNDPGIPIPATKGVSLAESLRASLSRRSLSFSQIYVIDNGFSNPHETGARYTEPLDANMDISCLAGRTIIVSERDSSVAGRRSTGGHITLQKAASVGNQPSSAMMMSSTTSKLFTSTSTDDNYDQSPKASSASGKQSKQKWTIPFGSKGPQKSKLCELLDSYNKEIPKSTSSSSNFNNPEYVDALVGLRNLPQCWTEIVNSAGMSEAETKIQSAIWELVTTEVYYILALQTVTDLFLACLEDLQLQNILTDIDQKKLFSNIRDIWEANLRFWTLYLYPMVKHSERTREPMSIYYFQTGFVNFATIFTPYTKYCAEQSTCQFYCKEMYHNNALFMTYCAWCESQKMCNRLRLADILVRPMQRLTKYGLLLSAIKKHITDEAEGETIDAMIHSVEEFVAGVNAHLTTRQESERLKGINARIDCYDVVEANNETLERLVKQHSIMFDLCQPMRGIDHGRKVFVEGDLKYKDSTGKMDVHCFLFTDFLLVCKKTKSDKLKIVRQPYMTDRLIVQLKDQALYCCYLNELNMVVAAFSLQSPKAQHWHDSITKVKHIYNRMKQGAFSDVRQYGNIINISNSCNNSTSNSNMNINNDNLSIKKSPLNSSIGSRVSSLNNSHSGSVDLNESKQVSIDFEKTNSLSSDEGAGAGAGIVNNSGGGGGGGGGASVGAAAMLMMNPKYGAIPPGGTSRKPKNTVSTMQTKSSNSLTVQPYSGLGHSMPNLNLNSIQNSFVYSNTLSVPGSTNSQSHSGMVLLSPSQRGISYPPPSPTRSISHS, translated from the exons atgatgatggatgaacacatacaacagcaacagcgtaATGAATGCATCACAAAACAGCGGAAGCTTGTGCGCAGCAGTATTGATCAGCTATCGCCCAGCGTCAGCGAGCCGCTATCGTATCCGGTTACGGTCGATCCGAGTGTgacctccgccgccgccgctgcagcaccatcaccgtcatcatcatcatcatcgcccatCAAACCACCGCCTCCGGTACCACCATCACTCCAATCATCGAAAGAGGAACAGCAACGACAGTCAGCAGCGTCGAGTCAGCAGTCAGCACACCCTACCCCTGCACTCAGCCTAATCTTTCCGCAGAGCATTAGCCGTAGCTTTGACCACACGGTCGCCCAGTCACCTCCAAAGTATCAGATCTATCATCAGTTTAGCCGCATCTCGAGCACTACCCAGCAGTTTATAcaacgtcagcagcaacagcaacagcagcagcaacagcaacagcagcagcagcaacagttatCCCAGCAGCCACGTCAGCAATCGCCTCAGACGCAACCGGCCTCACCGGTGACCAACTATCAGGCTCCCCTCTACCGGAAGGCTAGCTATGGTTCGGCGCATTATGCACACTACGCGGAAGCACCGAGTATTCCggtcagcagtagcagtagcggcaacagcaacagcagcagtggtggcgtctgccagcaacaaccgagcaccaacatcagcaccaacaacaagagCACCACGAGCAGCCTGCAGCAATCCTCCAAACCAATGGACCAACGAAGCAATAATCCTTTTATATTAAACTTTAACAACATATCCGGTTGCTGCCTGAAAAACTCACCGGCCACACCGGCCACTAGCGGGTCACCATTGGGCACGGTGCCACCcagtaccagtaccagcagcagcagcaccaacaccaacaccagcgccaCTACGCTGATTACTTCCGGTGCCAAGCGAACCCGCTCGCTAATGCTCAAATCGACGTCACCGtcacagcagcacacgctCGGTTCGCCGCCGGCTGTACCACCgcgtcaccttcaccaccaccagccagtgaGCTCCACTAAagccccggcaccggcaccacttCACACCTTGGCCACGTGTCCCGGCGGTGGCTCTCCCATTAGCAAACATCCGTCCACCGCGGGCATTAACGCGGGATCGGATACATCCGATGACgcactgctggtgatggccacggccaccggcaccgccacgCCAGTTCTCCTCGATGGTGGCCCGGCCATCGTAACGAGCACCTGCTACGTaacgccaccgacaccggcaccgatcgGTACGAGCGAAGCGAGACAACAGCCATCACTCACCTTCGGCAGCGTTGCGCCGGCCAGCACCGGCCAGCCCAGCACTTCCCTGGGGGATGTGGCCGCGGTGAAGGAACTGGGCCTTtcggggtgtggtggtggtgccgccgccgtcgccgccgccaccgacagTGCGAAGAGCAGTGTGCGCAAGAAGCGGGACGATTTTCTAAAGACGACCATGAAGATCTGTCTGGTGGTGTCGCCACCATCCAAGTTGCAG ATGAAATCGTTGAGTCTCACTCACCTGGATGATATCGAGCGGCAGGCAACGACACCGACCATCATAACTAATGATCCTCACTTGCGCAAG TATGACAATTCCGATACGTCAAACACGTCGATCGCCTCGGTGTCGGGTGGTTCCTCTGGGTATGCCGTTTCACCCAAGGACGTTTGCCTGACGGTCACCTCCGGCACGGCACTGATCGacatcagcaacagtggtggtggttgcatcaATCCGGCCTACGACAATGGGGACATTCCCGGTCGCGACGGTCATCCTACGGGAGATCTGGCGGACGGTGAATCGTCATCGCTGGCGTCCACCGGCATCCTGCCATCATCCACCGATAGTCAGGAGCAGTCAGGAGCGTACGCCAAGTCCGccctgaccaccaccaacaccagctgcaccaccaccacctccaccacctccactggCACCGTTTCTTCTACGCTCAAGAAGAAATCCTCATCCTTCCTGCACCGGGAGCGCAAAAAACCGGTGCTCACCCGCAGTCAA GTTTCCAGCTCGGAGTACTTTTCCGTCTGCTTCGAGAGTGATAATAACGATCCGGGTATACCCATTCCGGCCACCAAAGGAGTCAGCCTTGC CGAATCTTTACGTGCCTCACTGTCACGAAGAAGCCTCAGCTTCTCCCAAATATATGTTATCGACAATGGCTTTAGCAATCCACACGAGACCG GTGCACGGTACACGGAACCGCTGGACGCAAACATGGACATCTCGTGTCTGGCCGGTCGTACCATCATCGTATCCGAGCGTGATAGCAGCGTGGCCGGACGGCGTAGCACCGGTGGTCACATCACGCTGCAGAAGGCCGCCTCCGTCGGCAACCAGCCCTCGTCCGCCATGATGATGTCGTCGACGACCAGCAAACTGTTCACCTCGACCTCCACCGACGACAACTACGACCAAAGCCCCAAAGCGTCGTCGGCTTCCGGCAAACAATCGAAGCAGAAATGGACAATACCATTCGGATCGAAG GGACCACAAAAGTCGAAGCTCTGCGAACTGCTGGACAGCTACAATAAGGAAATCCCGAAATCGACGTCTTCCTCCAGCAACTTCAATAATCCCGAGTATGTAGACGCATTAGTTGGCCTTAGAAACTTACCTCAGTGTTGGACCGAGATCGTAAACAGTGCCG GAATGAGCGAAGCGGAAACGAAAATCCAATCCGCCATCTGGGAGCTGGTGACGACGGAAGTTTACTACATCCTGGCGCTGCAGACGGTAACAGAC cttttcctAGCCTGCTTAGAAGACCTTCAACTGCAAAACATTCTAACCGACATCGATcagaagaagctgttctccAACATCCGGGACATCTGGGAGGCCAACCTACGGTTTTGGACCCTCTATCTCTACCCAATG GTGAAGCACAGCGAGCGGACAAGGGAACCGATGAGCATCTACTACTTCCAGACGGGCTTCGTCAACTTTGCCACCATCTTCACGCCCTACACCAAGTACTGTGCCGAGCAGAGCACCTGCCAGTTCTACTGCAAGGAGATGTACCACAACAATGCCCTCTTCATGACCTACTGTGCCTGGTGCGAGTCGCAGAAGATGTGCAACCGGCTGCGGTTAGCCGACATTCTCGTCCGGCCGATGCAACGGCTCACCAAGTAcggtctgctgctgtcggccATCAAGAAACATATCACAGACGAAGCGGAAGGCGAAACCATCGATGCTATG ATACACTCGGTGGAGGAGTTTGTGGCGGGGGTGAACGCTCATCTGACGACGCGACAGGAAAGCGAACGGCTGAAGGGCATCAATGCTCGGATCGACTGCTACGATGTGGTCGAGGCGAACAATGAAACGCTCGAGCGGCTCGTCAAACAGCATAGCATTATGTTTGACCTTTGCCAGCCGATGCGCGGTATCGACCATGGCCGTAAGGTATTCGTCGAGGGTGACTTAAAGTACAAGGATAGCACGGGAAAG ATGGATGTGCACTGCTTCCTATTCACCGACTTTCTGCTGGTGTGCAAGAAGACCAAGAGCGACAAATTGAAG ATCGTACGGCAACCGTACATGACGGATCGTTTGATAGTGCAGCTGAAAGATCAGGCACTGTACTGTTGCTACCTGAACGAGCTGAatatggtggtggcggcgtttTCGTTGCAAAGCCCCAAAGCGCAGCATTGGCACGATTCGATCACGAAAGTGAAACATATCTACAACCGCATGAAGCAGGGTGCCTTCAGCGATGTCCGGCAGTACGGCAACATTATCAatatcagcaacagctgcaacaactcgaccagcaacagcaatatgAACATCAATAACGATAACCTAAGCATCAAAAAGTCTCCGCTGAACAGTTCCATCGGTAGCCGGGTGAGCAGTCTAAACAACAGCCACAGTGGTTCGGTCGATCTGAACGAATCGAAGCaagtatcgatcgatttcgagaaGACGAACTCACTGTCGAGTGACGAGGGTGCAGGTGCGGGTGCAGGCATCGTCAAcaacagtggcggtggcggtggtggtggtggtggtgcatccgtTGGTGCGGcggcgatgctgatgatgaatcCCAAGTATGGTGccattcccccggggggcaccAGCCGGAAGCCAAAGAACACCGTCAGCACGATGCAAACGAAGTCCTCCAACTCGCTTACCGTGCAACCGTACAGTGGGCTCGGTCACAGTATgccaaatttgaatttaaactCCATCCAAAATAG CTTTGTTTACAGTAATACCCTATCGGTACCGGGATCTACCAACAGCCAGTCGCACTCGGGTATGGTGCTGCTATCGCCTAGTCAACGAGGTATTTCGTATCCACCTCCATCGCCTACAAG